The following are encoded together in the Parabacteroides chongii genome:
- a CDS encoding thiamine phosphate synthase: MKLIVITTPYFFEGEGEILTALFQAGMEKLHIRKPQSRKEELRSLLDAVPAEYHSRIVIHDHFELAAEYALAGIHLNSRNQNIPEGFQGSISRSCHSLQEVRENRQLDYVFLSPVFESISKEGYGSGFSLSTLQAAASCRIINEKVIALGGISEETIPAIRHIGFGGVAVLGALWGTAPGISQKDRIIHQYKTLQL, translated from the coding sequence ATGAAGCTGATAGTCATTACAACTCCTTATTTCTTTGAAGGCGAAGGTGAGATCCTGACGGCTTTGTTTCAGGCAGGAATGGAAAAGCTACATATACGTAAGCCGCAAAGTCGTAAAGAAGAATTACGCTCGCTGCTAGATGCTGTTCCGGCAGAATATCATTCCCGTATTGTCATACACGATCATTTTGAGCTGGCAGCAGAATATGCTCTTGCCGGTATTCATCTGAACAGCAGAAATCAGAACATACCCGAAGGTTTCCAGGGAAGTATCAGCCGCTCCTGCCATTCTTTACAGGAAGTGAGGGAAAACCGACAACTGGATTATGTATTTCTCAGCCCGGTCTTTGAAAGCATATCCAAGGAAGGATATGGAAGCGGCTTCTCTTTATCGACCTTGCAGGCAGCTGCATCCTGTCGGATAATAAATGAAAAAGTAATCGCCTTAGGCGGTATCAGTGAAGAAACAATCCCCGCAATACGACACATTGGCTTTGGCGGCGTAGCCGTCTTGGGTGCGTTGTGGGGAACGGCTCCGGGTATATCGCAAAAGGACAGAATCATCCATCAATATAAAACATTACAATTATGA
- a CDS encoding thiamine phosphate synthase: MFITHRTEKYTEEEQTKMALKGGCTWIQLRMKENLNLETAKRIVKMVGFSNRVCIDDDLEIAIKSGAFTVHLGKNDMPVSEAWRIIFERYYDDLFLVGATANTFEDIMEANRQGASYVGLGPYRFTETKKNLSPILGLEGYERIMEQCREAGLKIPIFAIGGIRYEDIDPLMETGITGIAVSSAITQAPDPVKEMKRFCSRIKYYVKQRGHFD; encoded by the coding sequence ATGTTTATTACCCATCGTACGGAAAAGTACACCGAAGAAGAGCAGACCAAAATGGCTCTAAAAGGCGGATGTACCTGGATCCAGTTACGGATGAAAGAGAATCTGAACTTGGAGACAGCCAAAAGGATCGTAAAGATGGTCGGATTCAGTAATCGGGTGTGCATAGACGACGATCTGGAAATTGCCATTAAAAGCGGGGCCTTCACTGTACATTTAGGAAAGAATGATATGCCGGTCAGTGAAGCGTGGAGAATCATTTTCGAACGATATTACGACGACCTTTTCCTGGTAGGCGCTACCGCCAATACCTTTGAGGATATTATGGAAGCAAACAGGCAAGGTGCTTCTTATGTCGGTCTCGGTCCGTATCGTTTTACGGAAACGAAAAAGAATCTGAGTCCGATACTCGGTCTCGAAGGATACGAAAGAATCATGGAGCAATGCCGGGAAGCAGGATTAAAAATTCCTATATTTGCGATCGGAGGAATCCGGTACGAGGATATCGATCCTTTGATGGAGACCGGAATTACAGGGATTGCCGTGTCGTCGGCCATTACCCAGGCTCCTGATCCTGTTAAAGAGATGAAACGTTTCTGTTCAAGAATAAAATATTATGTCAAACAAAGAGGTCACTTTGATTAA
- the thiC gene encoding phosphomethylpyrimidine synthase ThiC codes for MANKKNTMRITYPSSEKIYIPGEINKIKVGMRKIKLLDTVTVDENGEKVFKKNNPVIVYDTSGPFSDPKINIDIAAGIPRIREEWCSKRKDIEQLSELTSEYGRARLEDKSLDTIRFPKRHLPYRAKEGKNITQMYYAKRRIITPEMEYVAIRENQQIEALGLKSYITPDFVRKEIAAGRAIIPSNINHPEAEPMIIGKKFLVKINTNIGNSALSSGISEEIEKAVWSCKWGGDTLMDLSTGDNIHETREWIIRNCPVPMGTVPIYQALEKVNGDVEALNWDIYRDTLIEQAEQGVDYFTIHAGLLKSHIDLTATRLSGIVSRGGSIMAKWMQLHNEENFLYTHFAEICDILSRYDVAVSIGDGLRPGSIYDANDAAQFAELHAMGDLTKIAWEKFVQVIIEGPGHVPMNKIHENMKEQQYACHGAPFYTLGPLTTDIAPGYDHITSAIGAAQIAWHGTAMICYVTPKEHLGLPNKEDVRNGVVAYKIAAHAADLAKGHPGAQVRDNALSKARFDFRWKDQFNLSLDPERALQYYKESAVTDGEYCTMCGPNFCAMRLSKDLHKECKD; via the coding sequence ATGGCAAACAAGAAAAATACGATGCGTATAACCTATCCGTCGTCGGAGAAGATTTATATTCCGGGAGAGATCAACAAGATCAAGGTAGGAATGCGCAAGATCAAACTGCTGGATACTGTTACGGTGGATGAAAACGGGGAAAAGGTTTTCAAGAAAAATAATCCGGTAATTGTCTATGATACAAGCGGACCTTTCTCTGATCCGAAGATAAACATTGATATTGCAGCCGGTATCCCGCGTATCCGCGAAGAATGGTGCAGCAAACGCAAAGACATCGAGCAGTTGAGCGAACTTACTTCGGAATACGGCCGTGCCCGGCTGGAAGATAAAAGCCTGGACACTATCCGTTTCCCGAAACGCCACCTGCCCTATCGTGCAAAAGAAGGCAAGAACATCACTCAGATGTATTATGCCAAACGCCGTATCATTACACCTGAAATGGAATATGTTGCCATACGCGAAAACCAGCAGATCGAGGCTTTGGGATTGAAATCGTACATTACACCGGATTTTGTCCGTAAGGAAATAGCTGCCGGACGTGCGATCATACCTTCCAACATCAACCATCCGGAAGCCGAACCGATGATCATCGGAAAGAAATTTCTGGTAAAGATCAACACGAATATCGGCAACTCCGCCCTTTCTTCCGGCATCAGCGAAGAGATCGAGAAAGCAGTATGGAGTTGTAAATGGGGAGGCGATACATTGATGGACCTTTCTACAGGCGACAATATCCACGAAACGCGCGAATGGATCATCCGCAACTGCCCTGTTCCGATGGGGACTGTTCCTATCTACCAGGCTTTGGAGAAGGTGAACGGAGACGTGGAAGCATTAAACTGGGATATCTATCGCGACACTTTGATTGAACAGGCCGAACAAGGGGTCGACTATTTTACGATCCACGCCGGTCTGCTGAAAAGTCATATCGATCTGACCGCAACGCGCCTGTCCGGTATCGTATCACGTGGAGGTTCCATTATGGCGAAATGGATGCAGTTGCATAACGAAGAAAATTTCCTTTATACACATTTTGCGGAGATATGCGATATTCTGAGCCGGTACGACGTAGCTGTTTCCATCGGTGACGGACTTCGTCCGGGTTCTATCTATGATGCGAACGATGCCGCCCAGTTTGCCGAACTGCATGCTATGGGCGATCTGACGAAAATTGCCTGGGAGAAATTCGTTCAGGTGATTATCGAAGGTCCGGGACATGTTCCTATGAACAAGATACATGAAAATATGAAGGAACAGCAATATGCCTGCCACGGTGCACCGTTTTATACATTAGGCCCGTTGACAACGGATATAGCTCCCGGTTACGATCATATCACTTCAGCTATCGGTGCTGCACAGATAGCCTGGCACGGTACTGCCATGATCTGTTATGTAACTCCGAAAGAGCATTTGGGATTACCTAATAAGGAAGATGTACGTAACGGTGTGGTCGCTTATAAGATTGCCGCTCACGCAGCCGATCTGGCCAAAGGTCATCCGGGTGCCCAAGTACGTGACAATGCATTAAGTAAAGCTCGCTTCGATTTCCGTTGGAAAGACCAGTTCAACTTGTCTCTCGATCCGGAACGTGCTTTGCAATATTATAAGGAGAGTGCTGTCACTGACGGTGAATACTGTACGATGTGCGGTCCGAACTTCTGCGCAATGCGTCTGAGCAAGGACTTACACAAAGAATGTAAAGATTGA
- a CDS encoding patatin-like phospholipase family protein → MEIDNQTGLVLEGGGMRAIFTVGVLDYFMDHNIWFPYTIGVSAGASNGISYASRQRGRSKYSNIDLLKEYNYIGLRHFLRGRGYIDMKYLFYIYPEKYYPLDYDTYFKSKDRFVMVTSNCLTGKAEYFEEKKDKNRLVDICCASCTLPVLCPVAHVDGIPMVDGGVCDAIPIQRAIDDGFKKNVIILTRNKGYRKEDKNFYLPGFIYKQYPAIREQLKLRYKRYNEVLDYIDRLEAEGKAFVIRPENKMEVGRTESNPEKLEALYNEGYELAERLIGAALTTAR, encoded by the coding sequence ATGGAAATAGACAATCAGACAGGACTTGTTTTAGAAGGCGGAGGGATGCGCGCCATTTTTACGGTTGGAGTATTGGATTACTTTATGGATCACAATATCTGGTTTCCCTATACGATCGGGGTATCGGCAGGAGCAAGCAATGGCATTTCATATGCTTCCCGGCAACGAGGACGCTCAAAATACAGTAACATAGATTTATTGAAAGAATATAATTATATCGGTCTGCGGCATTTTCTGCGCGGCAGGGGATATATCGATATGAAATATCTGTTCTACATCTATCCGGAGAAATATTACCCGCTCGATTATGATACCTACTTCAAGTCGAAGGACCGTTTCGTAATGGTCACAAGCAACTGCCTGACGGGAAAAGCGGAATATTTTGAAGAGAAGAAGGATAAAAACAGGTTGGTGGATATTTGTTGTGCCTCCTGTACGTTACCTGTCCTTTGTCCGGTTGCCCATGTCGACGGGATTCCGATGGTGGACGGCGGTGTTTGTGATGCGATTCCTATCCAGCGTGCTATTGACGACGGTTTCAAAAAGAATGTAATTATTCTCACGCGAAACAAAGGATACCGGAAAGAAGATAAGAATTTCTATCTGCCGGGATTCATCTATAAACAGTATCCGGCTATACGGGAGCAGCTCAAATTGAGATATAAACGGTATAATGAAGTACTCGATTATATCGACCGGCTGGAGGCAGAAGGTAAAGCATTCGTGATCCGTCCCGAAAATAAAATGGAAGTAGGCCGGACGGAAAGTAATCCGGAAAAGCTGGAAGCGTTATATAATGAAGGGTATGAGCTGGCAGAGCGTTTAATAGGGGCGGCCCTTACAACCGCCCGCTAA